Below is a window of Mycolicibacterium rhodesiae NBB3 DNA.
TCGCCGAATGGGGGATCGATGCACAGTTCCAGGCCTTGAGGTGTGCTGGTAACCCACTTTCGGCGGAGCTGACGGGTCAGCCGAAGCGGTTGATGATCGCCTCGGCGATCTGCCCGGGAGCGTCCTCCTGGATGAAGTGGCTGGCGTTCGGCAGCTCGACGACGACGTGGTCGCCGAACGCGGCGCGCATCCGCGGGAGGTTGGGCCCCGGCCGAAAGGCGAAGTCCTTCATGCCCCACACCAGCAGCGCGGGTTTGGATCCCAGCTTGGCGGGGACATCGTCCGCGAGCCGTTCGAGAAGCGGACGGGCCGCAAGAATCTCCTTCGGCATGCGGGCCACCCCGGCACGGTCCCGCGGGCTGGGCTGGACCCCGCGGTAATGCACCATCACGGCCTCGTCCAGCCGCGTAGCGGTGCCGGCCGGAATCAGCCTCTCCACGAAGAAGTTTCGCTGGGTGATCGCCCACTGCATCGGCGGACTGCCCATGACTGCGCTGAACATCTTGGTCGGCAGGTCCGCCGTCGGCCAGAACCACGTGTTGCCGAGCACCACTCCGCGAACCCGCTCGGCACGGTCGGTGCCGACGGCCATGCTGATCGGACCGCCCCAGTCCTGGCCCATGCTCAGATACTGGTCGAGTTCGAGGTGATCGACGAATTCGCCTATCACCGAGGCGTGCTCCTCGATCCGGTAGCCGAAACCCGACGGACGTTCGGAAAGACCGAAGCCGAGGTAGTCGGGGGCGATGCACCGGAACCGATCACGTAGTGCGGCGATGATGTTGCGGTAGAGGAAACTCCACGTCGGATTGCCGTGGAAGAACACGATCACCGGCCCGGTGCCCTCATCGATGTAGTGCACACGACCGCGCGAACTGTCGAACCACCGGGACGTGAACGGGTACAGCTGCGGGTCGGGCGTGAACTCACTGGGCAATTTCGACCCTTCCGCCAACGGTATTGATTACGGTTCCTCACGTGTTACCCCCAAGCGTGGCAGAGTGGCGCGACGGCGGCACGTTCTTTCCCACGTCCGCCGGTCGGGTGTTCGTCCGTTCGTCGTCCGGCGCGGGGCCGACGATTCTGTTGCTGCACGGGTATCCGTCGAGCTCCTACGACTACCGCCAGGTGGTGCCGCACCTCGGCGAACGCGCCTGGGTGACGCTGGACTTCCTCGGCTTCGGGCTCTCGGACAAGCCGCGTCCGCATCGCTACAGCCTGCTGGAGCAGGCCGACATCGTGGCGGCGGTGGTCGCGGACACGACAGCAGGGCCGGTGGAGTTGATCGCCCACGATATGGGCACCTCGGTCGCGACCGAACTGCTGGCCCGAGATACGCAGGGGCAGTTGCCGTTCGAGCTGCAACGTGCGGTGATCGGCAACGGCAGCGTGATCTTGAGCCGTGCCAGCCTGCGGCCCGCGCAGAAGCTGCTGCGCAGTCCGCTGGGGCCGCTCTTGTCGCGGATGTCGAACGGTTCGTCATTCGTTCGCGAGTTCGGAAAGCTGTTCAGTGTCGGCCATCCGCTTTCCGATGAGGAGGGGCAGGCGCAGTGGGCGCTGTGGTCGAACAACGACGGTCACCGCATCGCGCATCTGCTCATCTATTACCTCAACGAACGGGTCAGCTATGCCTCGCGATGGCACGGCGCCGTGCGGGACTGGCCCAAGCCGCTGAGTTTTCTGTGGGCGCTCGACGATCCCGTCGCGACCACGAACGTGCTCGACGGACTGCGCGAGCTACGGCCCGCCGCAACCGTTGTCGAGCTTCCCGGCGTCGGCCATTATCCGCAGGTGGAGGTGCCCGAAGAGTTCACCCGCTCTGCGCTGAACCTGCTGTCGGCGGACTAGCCGAGGAAGCCTGCGATCGCCGACGTCAACTCCGGGCCCTCCGAGCTGGCCACGTTCTGGTACTTGCCGCGACTGGCCGCTGTCACCGCCTCCCAGGTGGGGCGGTCGGCGTCCTGACCGAAGTCGATCACGTTCACCGCGACCGGACGGGCCGGATCGAAGGCGCCGCGGATGTAATCTTCGAGCCCCGGACCGTTCAACGACTGGTCGGTGTGCGGGCCCGTGGTGATGAGCAAAATCGAATTGTTCTGACCCTGACGATAACTCGCCTTCGCCTGTTCGTAGACCAAACGCAGGGTGGTGAACGAGACGGCGCCGCCGCTCGAAGCGGTCTGTCCGCTCAGCTCGGAGGTCAGCGTAGCCGACCTGGGGGTGCCGTTGAGCTGATCCGACAGCGGGCCCATCGGTACCTCAGACCGGCCCTGGACGCCGTCAAAGGTCCACAGGCCGACCGCGGAGTTCGGGGGAAGCGCCTGCAAGCGGGCGTCGAGTGCAGCTGCCACGTTGGCCAGCCGTGATTTTCCGCCCTCGACGGCGGGCATCGACTGGTCGAGCATGATCGTCACCGCGGGGCTCTCCGCAGGAGCGGTCAGCGAGTCGGCTAGCGAGACCCGCACGCCGTTGTCGCCGATCGACAGTGGAGCCGCGAGCGGTGCGAAGTCGGTGACATCGCTCTGCGGCGGGGTGCCGCCCTGGGTGCGGAAGCCCGCCTTCGTCAGTTCGGCAAGCTGTTCGGGCTTCCGCATGAAGCGCGCGAACTCGCTGGCCGCGGCCACCTGCTCCTGGGACAGCCAGTCGCCGGCCAACAGCGCTGTCGGATAGTCCGCCACCGCCGCCGGGCCGGGCGGCAGCCACGACGTCACGACGTCCTTCGCGTCCGGCAGCGTCGTGCCGCGTTGGAAGAGTTGCTGCTCGGTGATGACGACCGCGTGCACGGGTGCATCCGCGGGGTCGTCGGCGTTCAGCAGCGCATCCATGGCCGTCGACGCCTTCTTGTCGGCGAGCTTGGGTTGGCCCGACACCAGCGAGTTGACCGCGCCGATACCGGCGCTGGGCGGTTCGCCTGCCGGCGCGGACTCGGCGGCCACCGCCTCCGCGGCGAGATAGGACGCATCGCTGTCGCCGGACATCGGCAGCGCCAGGCGCAACGAACCCCAGCCTTGCAGCCCCAGACCGTCCAACGCCGTTGGGTTGGTCTGCAGCGACGGCAGCGCCGCCCAGTTCTGCTGAGCCAGAGCGGGTTTGAGTTGTGGCCGAATCGCCAGCAGGACGGGTGAGGTGACCAACGATCGGCTGTCGCTGATCGTCTTCTCGCCGGCGCTGGCCTCGAGCCGGGCCGCCGAGACCGAGCTCGCAGGGATCCACAGGGCGGGCCGCTCGCCGAGTTCGGCGGGCCACTTACCGATGAAACCGTTGACCACCTGATCGGAGTCTGCAGGCGTGACGCCGACCTTGACGCAGCGATCGCCTACCGGGTCAGCCTCCTGGTTGTAGCGCTCCGCCAACGGTTTCAGCTGT
It encodes the following:
- a CDS encoding haloalkane dehalogenase; this encodes MPSEFTPDPQLYPFTSRWFDSSRGRVHYIDEGTGPVIVFFHGNPTWSFLYRNIIAALRDRFRCIAPDYLGFGLSERPSGFGYRIEEHASVIGEFVDHLELDQYLSMGQDWGGPISMAVGTDRAERVRGVVLGNTWFWPTADLPTKMFSAVMGSPPMQWAITQRNFFVERLIPAGTATRLDEAVMVHYRGVQPSPRDRAGVARMPKEILAARPLLERLADDVPAKLGSKPALLVWGMKDFAFRPGPNLPRMRAAFGDHVVVELPNASHFIQEDAPGQIAEAIINRFG
- a CDS encoding alpha/beta fold hydrolase, with the translated sequence MLPPSVAEWRDGGTFFPTSAGRVFVRSSSGAGPTILLLHGYPSSSYDYRQVVPHLGERAWVTLDFLGFGLSDKPRPHRYSLLEQADIVAAVVADTTAGPVELIAHDMGTSVATELLARDTQGQLPFELQRAVIGNGSVILSRASLRPAQKLLRSPLGPLLSRMSNGSSFVREFGKLFSVGHPLSDEEGQAQWALWSNNDGHRIAHLLIYYLNERVSYASRWHGAVRDWPKPLSFLWALDDPVATTNVLDGLRELRPAATVVELPGVGHYPQVEVPEEFTRSALNLLSAD
- a CDS encoding substrate-binding domain-containing protein; amino-acid sequence: MGRHSIPDPDESAGDEQHEDPETTRFGQADEPESDYGTEEFDEPGYRTSDHESRDFAGFDLQRVGSSSTPPPPSRPRSGPQHGGDWDGGEWTGSHRAVTPGRRGVSIGVIAALVTVIIVVGAVIVWRFFGDALSTRSDAAAARCVNGELAVPVVADPSIAEQLKPLAERYNQEADPVGDRCVKVGVTPADSDQVVNGFIGKWPAELGERPALWIPASSVSAARLEASAGEKTISDSRSLVTSPVLLAIRPQLKPALAQQNWAALPSLQTNPTALDGLGLQGWGSLRLALPMSGDSDASYLAAEAVAAESAPAGEPPSAGIGAVNSLVSGQPKLADKKASTAMDALLNADDPADAPVHAVVITEQQLFQRGTTLPDAKDVVTSWLPPGPAAVADYPTALLAGDWLSQEQVAAASEFARFMRKPEQLAELTKAGFRTQGGTPPQSDVTDFAPLAAPLSIGDNGVRVSLADSLTAPAESPAVTIMLDQSMPAVEGGKSRLANVAAALDARLQALPPNSAVGLWTFDGVQGRSEVPMGPLSDQLNGTPRSATLTSELSGQTASSGGAVSFTTLRLVYEQAKASYRQGQNNSILLITTGPHTDQSLNGPGLEDYIRGAFDPARPVAVNVIDFGQDADRPTWEAVTAASRGKYQNVASSEGPELTSAIAGFLG